In Solibacillus isronensis, one DNA window encodes the following:
- a CDS encoding GNAT family N-acetyltransferase: protein MALIRTMHAEDIPQVQDVAEKSWNATYEGIIPLEIQEKFLKMAYNDERMKQRLERSFLFVAEIDSNIIGFANFSPVNEEGKAELGAIYLYPEYQGKGVGSALLQKGINEIDGIKEIYINVEKDNKIGKSFYDAKGFQVLKEFDDQFEGYTLKTVRMVLNVQLCQ, encoded by the coding sequence ATGGCGCTAATTCGTACAATGCATGCTGAAGATATTCCACAAGTTCAGGATGTGGCGGAAAAATCCTGGAATGCTACATATGAGGGGATCATTCCTTTGGAGATTCAAGAAAAGTTTCTAAAGATGGCCTACAATGATGAAAGAATGAAACAACGATTGGAACGTTCTTTTCTTTTTGTAGCTGAAATCGATAGCAATATTATAGGGTTCGCGAATTTCTCGCCTGTTAATGAAGAAGGGAAAGCTGAACTAGGGGCTATTTACCTTTATCCAGAATACCAAGGAAAAGGGGTTGGCTCGGCTTTATTACAAAAAGGAATTAATGAAATAGATGGTATTAAAGAAATTTATATAAATGTTGAAAAGGACAATAAAATTGGCAAGAGCTTTTATGACGCAAAAGGCTTTCAAGTGTTAAAAGAGTTCGATGATCAATTTGAGGGCTATACGTTAAAAACAGTGCGAATGGTATTAAATGTGCAGCTTTGTCAGTAA
- a CDS encoding SgcJ/EcaC family oxidoreductase, which produces MNTEVEDLYNKLIDAWNRRDAKGMSDQFAEQGVQIGFDGSKLIGKEEILAHLNPIFEEHPTAPYITKIKEIRSLGTDAAILHAIAGMIPSGKSDIEPTVNVHQTLVAVKKNNGWQVELFQNTPAQFHGRPELVEEMTEELRQLL; this is translated from the coding sequence ATGAATACTGAAGTTGAAGACCTTTATAATAAACTGATTGATGCCTGGAATAGACGTGACGCCAAAGGGATGTCTGATCAATTTGCAGAACAGGGAGTCCAAATTGGATTTGATGGTAGTAAGCTAATTGGCAAAGAAGAAATTTTAGCGCATCTTAACCCTATCTTTGAAGAGCATCCAACCGCTCCCTATATAACAAAAATTAAAGAGATACGGTCGCTAGGAACAGATGCGGCTATTCTCCATGCGATTGCGGGAATGATTCCTTCTGGAAAATCAGATATTGAGCCTACCGTAAACGTCCATCAAACACTAGTCGCTGTGAAAAAGAACAACGGCTGGCAGGTGGAGCTATTTCAAAATACTCCTGCACAGTTTCATGGAAGACCGGAACTGGTGGAGGAAATGACGGAGGAATTAAGGCAGTTGCTTTAG
- a CDS encoding carbonic anhydrase, whose translation MKKLGYLFLAMFSSLMLAACAEQKSEEKEVITTSTNQSDWSYEESTGPERWGELDPSNLTCVNGSEQSPINVEFPEVKADGKSKGESEIHYESTPFTLENNGHTIQANATTESNHIIIENNEYKLSQFHFHTPSEHQFNGQNYDMELHLVHSDENGKLAVIGLMIQEGNENKLLASMWNGLPTDKAVKGDSEKHVIDLQALLPENETTFQYSGSLTTPPCTEEVQWIIFEQPIEMSKAQIKAFQQIFPDNHRPVQPINEREINKNED comes from the coding sequence ATGAAGAAACTTGGATACTTATTTTTAGCGATGTTCTCAAGTTTGATGCTTGCTGCATGCGCGGAACAAAAAAGTGAAGAAAAAGAAGTAATTACAACAAGTACTAATCAGAGTGACTGGTCTTATGAGGAATCGACTGGACCTGAACGCTGGGGAGAACTCGATCCCAGCAATTTAACATGTGTGAATGGAAGCGAACAATCGCCGATTAATGTTGAGTTTCCCGAAGTGAAAGCAGATGGAAAATCAAAAGGTGAGAGTGAGATTCACTATGAGTCAACACCTTTTACACTCGAAAATAATGGTCATACGATACAGGCGAATGCCACAACAGAAAGCAATCACATTATCATTGAAAATAATGAGTACAAGCTTTCACAATTTCATTTCCATACACCGAGCGAGCACCAGTTTAACGGTCAAAACTATGATATGGAACTGCATCTAGTACATAGTGACGAGAATGGAAAACTGGCTGTTATTGGGTTGATGATTCAAGAAGGAAATGAAAACAAACTGCTTGCTTCAATGTGGAATGGATTGCCGACAGATAAAGCGGTAAAAGGTGATTCCGAAAAGCATGTAATTGATTTACAAGCTCTATTGCCAGAAAATGAAACGACGTTCCAATACTCTGGTTCATTAACGACACCTCCGTGTACAGAAGAAGTACAGTGGATTATTTTTGAGCAGCCGATTGAAATGTCAAAAGCACAAATAAAGGCATTCCAGCAAATTTTCCCGGACAACCACCGTCCTGTTCAGCCGATAAATGAACGGGAAATTAATAAAAATGAAGATTGA
- a CDS encoding AbrB family transcriptional regulator — protein sequence MLKVLILSLIGGYIFKLLHIPIPWMLGPIVIVMLAQFIYKGPLKWSGQMRDAGVVIVGTVIGIQFNTNLFGMIGSIIFYMLLLNVILIGGSICIAYLTSRWAKIPIKAAILGAIPGGLGQIVIFAEEEKVEEIGIISYFQVIRLLLVVVFVPFIVAGQVISKPSADAKLTISLVLLIILAWACSHLTKRIHLPVAFFITPIILLITLQLTTPLVMPQIPGVVMDVAQLLIGAHIGLMLKPHMIKLPVRVLAGGIFSAFALIALTFGSSFLMSLALDTTFPTSFLSTAPGGLDQMVLLADAVNAEVSLVSMFQTFRLLFIFLLIMPLMKIFFRWREKKEIAYNQENGVVKY from the coding sequence ATGCTAAAGGTGTTAATTTTATCTTTAATTGGGGGTTATATTTTTAAACTGTTACACATCCCTATTCCATGGATGCTCGGTCCAATAGTTATCGTCATGTTAGCACAATTCATTTATAAAGGACCGCTCAAATGGTCTGGTCAGATGCGAGATGCAGGTGTCGTCATTGTAGGTACCGTGATTGGTATACAATTTAACACTAATCTATTCGGCATGATAGGTTCTATTATATTTTATATGTTACTATTAAACGTTATTTTAATAGGCGGCTCAATCTGTATTGCTTATTTAACAAGCAGATGGGCAAAAATTCCAATAAAAGCTGCGATTCTGGGAGCTATTCCGGGAGGTTTAGGTCAGATTGTTATATTTGCTGAAGAAGAAAAGGTTGAGGAAATCGGCATTATCTCTTATTTTCAAGTAATCCGGCTATTATTGGTCGTTGTATTTGTTCCATTTATCGTTGCTGGTCAGGTAATAAGTAAACCTTCCGCAGATGCTAAGCTAACAATCAGTTTAGTATTGTTAATTATCCTGGCATGGGCATGTTCCCATTTAACGAAACGTATTCATTTACCCGTTGCATTTTTCATTACACCAATTATTTTATTAATTACACTGCAACTCACTACACCACTTGTTATGCCACAAATACCAGGTGTTGTTATGGATGTTGCTCAACTTCTCATTGGTGCACATATTGGTTTAATGCTCAAGCCACATATGATAAAGCTGCCAGTACGTGTACTTGCAGGTGGCATTTTCAGCGCATTTGCACTAATTGCGCTAACATTCGGATCAAGTTTCTTGATGTCCTTGGCATTGGATACAACATTTCCCACAAGTTTCTTAAGCACAGCTCCTGGTGGTTTAGATCAAATGGTGTTATTAGCTGATGCTGTTAATGCGGAAGTCTCGCTTGTTTCAATGTTTCAAACCTTTAGACTACTCTTCATATTTTTATTAATCATGCCTTTAATGAAAATATTTTTCCGGTGGCGAGAGAAAAAAGAAATTGCTTACAATCAAGAAAACGGTGTCGTTAAGTATTAA